In Helianthus annuus cultivar XRQ/B chromosome 3, HanXRQr2.0-SUNRISE, whole genome shotgun sequence, a single window of DNA contains:
- the LOC110892641 gene encoding uncharacterized protein LOC110892641 produces MKRNLVIHKLIAKSKGPLTPYATEALYKIKQEAAEYTVIFNSISKYQVNGPRDNKVVNLVEKSCTCRRWDLTGIPCKHAVACIWNLALHGKDDGVLEKWVDKSYWMQTWKDVYSHVIDPVDGQDLWTPSTCPTKLLPPKHHKQIGRPKKKRKKSAVEIIELTQQMESSGKMSRKGETMECSKCKRRGHNRRSCKGTDVE; encoded by the coding sequence ATGAAGAGGAATCTTGTTATACACAAGCTGATTGCAAAGAGCAAAGGTCCTCTAACCCCCTATGCAACTGAAGCCCTATACAAGATCAAACAAGAAGCTGCTGAGTACACTGTTATCTTTAACTCTATCtccaagtatcaagttaatgggCCAAGAGACAACAAAGTAGTGAACTTGGTGGAGAAAAGTTGCACCTGCAGAAGATGGGACTTGACTGGCATCCCTTGCAAGCATGCAGTTGCTTGTATATGGAACTTGGCCTTACATGGCAAGGATGATGGTGTATTGGAGAAGTGGGTTGATAAATCATACTGGATGCAGACTTGGAAGGATGTGTATTCCCATGTAATTGATCCAGTAGATGGTCAAGACTTATGGACACCTTCCACATGCCCTACTAAGCTGCTTCCACCAAAGCACCACAAGCAAATAGGCAGGccaaaaaagaaaaggaagaaatctGCTGTGGAAATCATTGAGTTGACTCAACAGATGGAATCCAGTGGCAAGATGTCAAGAAAGGGTGAAACTATGGAATGCAGCAAGTGTAAAAGGAGGGGCCATAACAGGAGGAGTTGCAAGGGGACTGATGTTGAATAG
- the LOC110894477 gene encoding beta-glucuronosyltransferase GlcAT14A, with translation MIKLKDIKSFHTEKRWAFPLAITSIICLFLLATCFNMGLLPPLYKFNSFFPLFNSRVVSNQSVPHFAEEKIIYPTSESRPSIPRFAYLISGSKGDLNKLWRTLRALYHPWNYYVVHLDLESEPEERMELASRVEKDPMFAEVGNVYMITKANMVTYRGPTMVSNTLHACAILLKKYKDWDWFINLSASDYPLVTQDDLLSTFRNLNRDWNFVEHTSQLGWKEDQRAMPLMIDPGLYENKKSDIFWVQPNRPLPTAFKLFTGSAWMVLSRSFVEYCIWGWDNLPRTLLMYYTNFVSSPEGYFQTVICNVPEFIPTVVNHDMHFISWDNPPKQHPHVLDINDTAKMIKSGAAFARKFDQDTAVLDRIDSQLLHRPNGSFTPGGWCKGSPSCSKVGNPIRVKPGPGAKRVRRLINKLIQSAKNGNQCR, from the exons atgataaaattaaaagatATTAAATCTTTTCATACAGAAAAAAGATGGGCATTCCCTCTTGCTATAACCTCAATCATATGTTTATTCCTGTTAGCAACTTGTTTCAACATGGGTCTCCTTCCTCCTTTGTACAAATTCAATTCATTTTTCCCATTATTCAACTCTCGTGTCGTGTCAAATCAATCCGTTCCACATTTCGCCGAAGAGAAAATCATATATCCGACTTCAGAATCGCGTCCATCCATTCCTCGTTTTGCGTATTTAATTTCCGGATCAAAGGGGGACTTGAATAAGCTTTGGAGGACACTTAGAGCGTTATATCATCCGTGGAATTATTATGTTGTGCATCTCGATCTTGAATCGGAACCTGAGGAACGGATGGAGCTTGCGTCACGAGTTGAGAAAGATCCCATGTTTGCTGAAGTTGGGAATGTTTATATGATCACGAAAGCGAATATGGTGACTTATCGAGGTCCCACGATGGTGTCGAACACTCTTCACGCGTGTGCTATTCTTTTGAAGAAATATAAAGATTGGGATTGGTTTATAAACCTTAGTGCATCTGATTATCCTCTAGTGACTCAAGATG ATCTTCTTTCAACATTTCGTAATCTGAATCGAGACTGGAATTTCGTTGAGCACACAAGTCAACTCGGATGGAAGGA GGATCAAAGAGCGATGCCGTTAATGATTGACCCCGGACTATACGAGAATAAAAAGTCCGATATCTTTTGGGTGCAACCAAACAGACCTCTGCCAACAGCATTTAAATTGTTTACAG GATCGGCTTGGATGGTTTTATCGCGATCATTCGTAGAATATTGCATATGGGGTTGGGATAATCTACCACGAACTCTACTAATGTACTACACCAATTTCGTCTCTTCACCCGAAGGTTACTTTCAAACCGTCATATGCAACGTTCCGGAATTCATTCCAACCGTGGTCAACCACGATATGCACTTCATTTCATGGGACAACCCACCAAAGCAGCATCCACACGTCCTCGATATTAACGACACCGCTAAAATGATAAAAAGCGGGGCAGCATTTGCCCGTAAGTTTGACCAAGATACCGCGGTTTTGGATAGAATCGATAGTCAGTTGTTACACCGGCCCAATGGGAGCTTTACACCTGGCGGATGGTGCAAAGGTAGCCCGTCTTGTTCCAAGGTTGGGAACCCGATACGGGTTAAACCCGGCCCGGGAGCTAAACGGGTTAGAAGACTTATTAACAAGTTAATTCAATCAGCTAAAAACGGAAATCAGTGTCGATAG
- the LOC110894478 gene encoding protein SPA1-RELATED 4 gives MKMENLSEFGYQVSGSSRGLNSSEASNRNPRSDHDSGIIADRTRQDKSVLTRLNRVRTQFGYFREDAGAVIRPVEHKDVSLRQWLDERTRVVNAFECLHIFIQIVEIVNLAHSQGIVVHNIRPSCFVMSSLNRVSFIESASCSDSDSDSESNDDVLTSQTTGLKGQNLAHTVSENTWLQSSLENLEASCSEQTEKKQHFPMKRILEMETDWYTSPEEAEGSPGSFASDVYRLGVLLFELYCTCNSAEEKNATMSSLRHRVFPPPILLKWPKVALFCLWLLHPEPASRPKIDEVLQSEFLTEPKDKLDERVAAIDLKEKFDDQDLLLEFLLVMQQRKQEAADNLRNIVSAVTSDLQEVAKLESLINRKQESNTNLGVQVVQDSPNNSSSSGFRKRTRLITNVHQNEYHASENRGNSSAQSSRLMRNFRKLESAYFSTRRRAFRPVNSNSKESVSDFSSEDQFAGRRSRWINSFLDGLCKYLSFSKLKVKADLKQADLLSSSNLVCSLSFDRDGDFFATAGVNKKIKVFEYDSILNGNRDIHYPVVEMASRSKFSSTCWNSYIKGQIASSNFDGVVQVWDVTRNEVYMEMREHEKRAWSVDFSSADPTLLASGSDDGSVKLWNINQGASVGTIKTKANVCSVQFPLDSGNSLAFGSADHRVYYYDLRNPSRPVCMFVGHEKTVSYVKFIDSTTLVSSSTDNTLKLWDLSECSSHVVDCPVQSFTGHTNVKNFVGLSVSDGYIATGSETNEVFVYHKAFPMPALSYKFNSTDPLSGDEVDDAEQFVSSVCWRNQSSTLVAANSMGDIKLLEMV, from the exons ATGAAAATGGAGAATTTATCTGAATTTGGTTATCAAGTATCCGGTAGCTCTAGAGGTTTAAATTCTTCAGAGGCTTCAAACCGAAATCCCAGATCAGATCATGATTCCGGGATTATAGCAGACAGAACAAGGCAAGATAAGTCTGTGTTGACTCGGCTGAACCGAGTCAGAACTCAGTTCGGTTACTTTCGAGAAGATGCCGGTGCAGTTATTCGCCCGGTGGAACACAAAGATGTTAGTTTGAGGCAGTGGTTAGATGAGAGAACACGGGTCGTTAACGCTTTTGAATGCTTGCATATATTCATACAAATTGTAGAAATCGTAAACTTGGCACATTCACAAGGGATTGTTGTTCATAATATCCGGCCCTCTTGCTTTGTAATGTCGTCGTTAAACCGTGTGTCGTTTATAGAGTCTGCATCTTGCTCAGATTCAGATTCGGATTCTGAATCTAATGACGATGTGTTGACTAGCCAGACAACCGGTCTTAAGGGCCAAAATCTTGCCCATACGGTATCGGAAAACACATGGTTGCAATCGAGTTTGGAGAATTTAGAGGCGAGTTGTAGTGAACAAACGGAAAAGAAACAACACTTCCCCATGAAACGTATATTAGAAATGGAAACCGATTGGTATACAAGCCCTGAGGAGGCTGAAGGCTCGCCGGGCTCTTTTGCGTCCGATGTTTATCGACTCGGGGTCCTTCTATTTGAG ttgtattgcacatgtaacTCAGCTGAAGAGAAGAACGCAACCATGTCTAGCCTGCGACATCGTGTTTTTCCTCCACCGATACTACTAAAATGGCCTAAAGTAGCATTATTTTGTCTCTGGTTATTGCATCCCGAGCCAGCTAGTAGACCGAAAATAGA TGAAGTGTTGCAAAGCGAGTTTCTTACCGAACCtaaagacaaattagatgaacgCGTGGCCGCGATAGATCTTAAAGAGAAGTTCGACGACCAGGATTTGTTGCTGGAATTTCTTTTAGTGATGCAACAACGCAAACAAGAAGCTGCCGATAATTTGCGTAATATCGTTTCAGCCGTAACTTCAGATTTGCAAGAAGTTGCGAAATTGGAATCGTTAATCAACCGAAAACAAGAATCAAATACGAATCTCGGAGTTCAAGTAGTTCAAGATTCCCCAAACAATTCTTCTAGTTCAGGATTCAGAAAACGCACCCGTTTAATCACTAACGTTCACCAAAACGAGTATCACGCATCCGAAAACCGAGGAAATTCAAGCGCTCAAAGTTCAAGATTGATGAGGAACTTTCGGAAACTAGAATCCGCTTACTTTTCGACTAGACGAAGGGCGTTTAGACCCGTTAACAGCAACAGTAAAGAATCGGTTAGTGATTTTTCATCAGAAGATCAGTTTGCAGGTAGACGAAGTAGATGGATAAACTCGTTTTTGGATGGATTATGCAAGTATCTGTCGTTTAgtaaactgaaagtcaaagccgaTTTGAAACAAGCTGACCTTTTAAGTTCTTCAAATCTCGTTTGTTCTCTGAGTTTTGATCGCGATGGAGATTTCTTTGCGACTGCTGGTGTAAATAAGAAGATTAAAGTTTTCGAATACGATTCAATCTTGAACGGAAACCGCGACATCCATTATCCTGTCGTCGAAATGGCGAGTAGGTCGAAGTTTAGTAGTACATGTTGGAACAGTTATATTAAAGGTCAGATTGCTTCGAGTAATTTTGACGGCGTAGTACAG GTATGGGATGTTACACGAAATGAAGTGTATATGGAAATGAGAGAGCACGAGAAGCGTGCATGGTCGGTGGACTTCTCATCAGCGGACCCCACATTGCTAGCAAGCGGAAGCGATGATGGTTCTGTTAAACTCTGGAATATCAATCAG GGAGCAAGTGTGGGTACCATTAAGACAAAAGCGAATGTCTGTTCCGTTCAGTTCCCGTTGGATTCTGGTAACTCACTTGCGTTCGGTTCAGCTGATCATCGAGTATATTATTACGATCTGAGAAATCCAAGCAGGCCCGTTTGCATGTTTGTCGGACACGAGAAAACTGTTAGTTACGTCAAGTTCATCGACTCGACGACCCTTGTATCATCGTCTACTGACAACACTTTGAAGCTTTGGGATTTGTCTGAGTGCTCGTCACACGTTGTTGACTGTCCAGTTCAGTCCTTCACAGGTCACACAAACGTTAAG AACTTTGTCGGTTTATCTGTATCCGACGGTTACATTGCCACCGGCTCAGAAACAAACGAG GTTTTCGTCTACCACAAAGCTTTCCCGATGCCCGCTTTGTCGTACAAATTCAACAGCACTGACCCGCTTTCAGGTGATGAAGTGGATGACGCTGAGCAATTTGTGTCATCGGTGTGTTGGCGGAATCAATCTTCTACTTTGGTTGCGGCAAATTCCATGGGAGATATCAAACTTTTGGAGATGGTTTAG